The Deltaproteobacteria bacterium genome includes the window TGTTGGGCGTGGCCTCCTTCTTGTTAGTGTAATGATATCAATTGGTTGTCACCTTTTTAATATCATACATTGCAGGAAGTTTCCACCCTAATTTGCGCGATTTTCTTTTTATAATAATAAGTTAGCTTCATGGACAGACACTAGGTAAGAAGAGATTATGCACTCGTTTCCTAAGGAAAAGTCGGAAATCTTGATGGTCCACAAGTTCTTTCAAATCCTCTTTCCCATCAAATCTCTGAATGCAGGAAGCGTATACTGAAGCCTCACTACGTTTATCAACAAAGAACGCACTGTTTGCAGCGCCGACGATGCCGCTTATTCTCCTCTTTAATTTCACCCGTTCCCGTCCACTGAATCCAAGATCGTCCAAGATCGAATCCAAGACACTCCTCCAGTCTCTAAGATCCTGATCGGCAGGCATAGACATACTTCCTGGAAGCTTCCACCACCAGAAATTCTGCCCATGTAGGGAAAAGGACCATTTTTGTCTGCAATAGCTGTAGAGGCTCTCTGGAACTATATTGGTTCCCCAAACGGGAGCATTTGCGATGGTTCCTGACGAACGGCCAGAATATATAACCGTCCCAGTTTCAGAAATATTACAGAATATGTACCCCTTTGAAAGAAGCTGAATGAGCTTTATTGAAGCAGCAATAGGTGAAACGTTAGCAGTCACAACAATTCTGTTTACAAACTTAGGAGGATAAACTTCTTCCTCGATGATAGTCTTTGCCCATGCTGAGGGGATAAGCAGCTCAGATGCGAAACGATTGGCCTCCGCTTCCGTGTACCAATATAAATCACTTACTTTCACTTGCATAGGATCTGTACTGTCTATGATAGATCCAAAATGCCAAGGAATAATGACGTGACCGATTTCGTGCGCGAGCGTAAACCGCTGACGTGATTCAGGCGGGTTGAAATTTACAATTATGCGCGGCCTCTTGCCTGGAATCTTTAGGTTCAGGGACACACCATCCACGTCAAAAGGTATATGGTCGAACTCAATATCGGCATACTTCCTCCCCAACCTCAATAAATCAACTGGTGGTGTGAGCTTGTATCTTTCCACAACCCGTATAGCAAGATTTATCTCTGGATAGTTATTCAATCAAGCTTCCCCTTTTCACGCAACCATTTCATCAATTTGATCGCCTTCTCAGGCTGGTCTGATCTTGCAGCCAAAGGGAGCCCCTCCAATTCATCTAACACGTCTGCCACAGGCTTTTGTTCAATGTGTGCAGTTACAATAAAGGGGAGTACATCAGGATCGGCCACCCATAGGGAATATTCTTCAAAACTCATTCCAAGATACTCATGAAGTTCTTCATCATAGTCTTCGTCATGCCATTCATCCACAAAGTCGTCTATCTCCTCAAGGAGA containing:
- a CDS encoding ImmA/IrrE family metallo-endopeptidase, encoding MNNYPEINLAIRVVERYKLTPPVDLLRLGRKYADIEFDHIPFDVDGVSLNLKIPGKRPRIIVNFNPPESRQRFTLAHEIGHVIIPWHFGSIIDSTDPMQVKVSDLYWYTEAEANRFASELLIPSAWAKTIIEEEVYPPKFVNRIVVTANVSPIAASIKLIQLLSKGYIFCNISETGTVIYSGRSSGTIANAPVWGTNIVPESLYSYCRQKWSFSLHGQNFWWWKLPGSMSMPADQDLRDWRSVLDSILDDLGFSGRERVKLKRRISGIVGAANSAFFVDKRSEASVYASCIQRFDGKEDLKELVDHQDFRLFLRKRVHNLFLPSVCP